A genomic stretch from Defluviitalea raffinosedens includes:
- a CDS encoding aspartate carbamoyltransferase catalytic subunit, with the protein MLKRKDILGIRDLTAEEILGILETAREMKEKIENKKAREKSLKNFSIVTLFYENSTRTKMSFALAGEYLGADVSDLGVATSSVNKGESLVDTGITLDQMGIDIMVIRHSMSGAANVLARNVKASVINAGDGVNEHPTQALLDLYTIYEKKKSFKDLKVAIIGDIIHSRVARSNVFGLTKLGANVVVGGPSTLISKNMEYLGAKVTMDIKEALKDADIVMGLRIQMERQKGGLFPDLREYRDLFGINEEMMKYAKLDALLMHPGPVNRGIELSTEIIDGSQSVINEQVKNGVAVRMALLHLLAEGRKNNEDIDSKWTHTRSFIQNRWDQRYIG; encoded by the coding sequence ATGCTAAAACGTAAGGATATTCTGGGAATAAGAGATTTGACCGCCGAAGAAATTTTAGGCATTTTAGAAACCGCCAGAGAGATGAAGGAAAAGATTGAGAACAAAAAGGCAAGAGAAAAAAGTCTTAAGAATTTCAGCATAGTGACACTATTTTATGAAAACAGTACGAGGACGAAAATGTCTTTTGCACTGGCAGGAGAATATTTAGGAGCAGATGTCTCTGATTTGGGGGTTGCCACCAGCAGCGTCAATAAAGGAGAGAGCCTGGTAGACACTGGTATTACTTTAGACCAAATGGGCATTGATATTATGGTCATAAGGCACAGCATGTCGGGAGCGGCTAATGTATTAGCAAGAAATGTCAAAGCCTCTGTCATCAATGCAGGAGATGGAGTGAACGAACATCCGACCCAGGCACTCCTTGATTTGTACACCATATATGAAAAGAAGAAAAGTTTTAAAGATTTGAAAGTGGCGATCATAGGAGACATTATACACAGCAGGGTTGCAAGAAGCAATGTGTTTGGGCTTACAAAATTAGGCGCCAATGTGGTTGTGGGAGGGCCTTCGACTTTGATCTCCAAAAACATGGAGTATTTAGGCGCTAAGGTCACAATGGATATCAAAGAAGCTCTAAAAGATGCGGATATCGTCATGGGTCTTAGAATCCAGATGGAAAGACAAAAAGGCGGTCTTTTCCCTGACCTTAGGGAATACAGAGATTTGTTCGGAATTAACGAAGAAATGATGAAATATGCAAAACTGGATGCCCTGTTGATGCATCCGGGACCAGTTAACCGCGGTATTGAGCTAAGTACGGAAATTATAGACGGCTCGCAATCTGTCATCAATGAGCAGGTAAAAAACGGTGTTGCAGTCAGAATGGCATTATTACACTTATTAGCAGAGGGGAGAAAAAATAATGAAGATATTGATTCAAAATGGACGCATACTCGATCCTTCATCCAAAACCGATGGGATCAAAGATATATTGGTTGA
- a CDS encoding chemotaxis protein CheA, which produces MSELYANEPMLEMYIFETTQNIEQLETIILLCEQTNSYSQESVNEIFRIMHTIKGSSAMMLFNNISTLAHSMEDLFYYIREEKPKDIDYSVVSDLVLEGIDFIKIELQKIKDGQEVDGDCSQLINTIKEFLSLIKQQNPSEIQPKKPETTEKQQYYIPPDKSSKVLNGNCFKATVFFEDGCEMENIRAYTIVHHLKELTSEVYYIPEDIMENDHTAEVIKKQGFQVYVRTDQSYEEIHKLLMQTMFLKDLELIQLENDEEFNQFVKPPKRNVEESPIKVPKIQTQETSSVSVSQTMISVNVEKLDKLMDLVGEMVIAEAMVVQNPDLAGLELNNFQKAARQLHKITSEIQDMVMSIRMVPLSTTFHKMHRIVRDMTKKLNKEVQLKLVGEETEVDKNIIEHISDPIMHLIRNAIDHGIESGEEREAIGKPRVGTLILEAKNAGGDVLVIVKDDGRGLNKAKILQRARENNLLTKPESEMSDKEIYELILLPGFSTKDSISEFSGRGVGMDVVLKNLENIGGSVAVESVEGKGTTITLKIPLTLAIVDGMTIKVGNARYTIPTVSIKESFRPKETDIIKDPDGNEMIMVRGECYSILRLHEYFGVDTEIKDFTEGILIMVEQGNKALCLFADQMLGQQQVVVKALPAYIKNMKKIEGLAGCTLLGDGSISLILDVAELIHINSSV; this is translated from the coding sequence ATGTCTGAACTGTATGCCAATGAGCCAATGCTTGAGATGTATATTTTTGAAACTACTCAAAATATCGAACAGTTGGAGACAATTATTCTTTTATGCGAGCAAACCAATTCTTATAGTCAAGAATCTGTTAATGAAATTTTTCGTATAATGCACACCATTAAAGGATCTTCAGCAATGATGCTTTTCAACAATATATCCACTCTTGCCCATTCTATGGAAGATTTGTTCTATTATATTCGTGAAGAAAAGCCCAAAGACATAGATTATTCTGTTGTTTCAGACCTGGTGCTGGAGGGTATAGATTTTATAAAAATTGAGCTTCAAAAAATAAAAGACGGACAGGAAGTGGATGGAGACTGTTCTCAACTGATTAATACGATCAAAGAATTCCTCTCTTTGATCAAACAACAAAATCCTTCGGAGATTCAGCCTAAAAAACCCGAAACGACTGAAAAGCAGCAGTATTATATCCCACCGGATAAGTCCAGTAAAGTTTTAAATGGGAATTGCTTTAAGGCAACTGTATTTTTTGAAGATGGCTGTGAAATGGAGAACATCAGGGCATACACCATCGTACACCATCTAAAAGAATTGACATCTGAAGTTTATTATATTCCAGAAGATATCATGGAAAATGACCATACTGCGGAAGTGATTAAAAAGCAGGGCTTCCAGGTTTATGTAAGGACAGATCAATCCTATGAAGAAATCCATAAGTTACTCATGCAGACCATGTTTCTTAAGGATTTAGAGTTGATTCAGCTGGAAAATGACGAAGAATTTAACCAATTCGTTAAACCTCCTAAAAGAAATGTGGAAGAAAGCCCTATAAAGGTTCCGAAGATTCAAACTCAGGAGACATCCTCTGTATCTGTTAGTCAGACGATGATCAGTGTGAATGTAGAAAAGCTGGATAAACTCATGGATTTGGTAGGAGAAATGGTAATTGCAGAAGCAATGGTGGTGCAAAATCCAGATTTAGCAGGACTGGAACTTAACAATTTTCAAAAAGCTGCAAGACAGCTCCATAAGATTACCAGTGAAATTCAGGATATGGTGATGTCCATTCGAATGGTTCCTCTTTCTACTACTTTCCATAAAATGCACAGGATTGTCAGGGATATGACCAAGAAACTTAATAAGGAAGTACAGCTTAAACTTGTAGGAGAAGAAACAGAAGTAGACAAAAACATCATCGAACATATTTCAGACCCGATCATGCATTTAATTCGAAATGCCATTGACCATGGAATAGAGAGTGGAGAGGAAAGGGAAGCTATAGGGAAGCCCAGAGTTGGAACCCTTATTTTAGAAGCTAAAAATGCAGGAGGAGACGTCCTGGTCATTGTAAAAGATGATGGAAGAGGACTTAATAAAGCAAAGATATTGCAAAGAGCAAGAGAAAATAATCTGCTTACAAAACCAGAAAGTGAAATGAGTGACAAAGAAATTTATGAGCTGATTTTGCTTCCGGGATTTTCAACCAAAGACAGTATATCCGAATTTTCCGGAAGAGGCGTTGGAATGGATGTGGTATTAAAGAATCTGGAAAATATCGGAGGATCTGTAGCGGTAGAAAGTGTTGAGGGAAAAGGCACGACGATTACGTTAAAAATTCCACTGACCTTGGCAATCGTTGATGGAATGACGATAAAAGTCGGAAACGCTCGGTATACAATTCCTACTGTATCCATAAAAGAATCTTTTAGACCTAAGGAAACAGATATTATTAAAGATCCAGACGGCAATGAAATGATTATGGTGAGGGGAGAATGTTATTCTATTCTCCGTTTGCATGAGTATTTTGGAGTGGATACAGAGATTAAAGATTTTACAGAGGGAATTCTCATCATGGTAGAACAGGGAAACAAGGCCCTTTGCCTTTTTGCAGATCAGATGCTGGGACAACAGCAAGTTGTTGTTAAAGCCTTACCTGCCTATATAAAAAATATGAAAAAAATAGAGGGATTGGCGGGCTGTACTTTGCTGGGAGATGGAAGCATCAGTTTGATTTTGGATGTAGCTGAGCTTATTCATATCAATAGTTCTGTTTAA
- a CDS encoding ZIP family metal transporter produces MFSAASSFGLGYMTGFMGILTGILLSFLTSKKGKRFQGTIMGFTAGLMIATVCFDLFPEAFSRGGLYIGIIGVSLGVLLTVKLDNILDAYMKKIKHFKGSQYLKTGLLMALGISIHNIPEGIAIGALAQSSIDAGIRLALIVALHCIPEGIAIAIPLKEAGIKKKVIAYYAFIFALPMELGSIIGYLISGISILFVTLSLGFAGGIILYVTCGEILPESKEMWGGRLSTIGTMIGIILGITVASHLG; encoded by the coding sequence ATGTTTTCGGCAGCCTCCAGTTTCGGATTAGGGTACATGACTGGATTTATGGGTATTTTAACAGGAATCCTATTATCCTTTCTCACTTCTAAAAAGGGAAAGCGATTTCAGGGAACCATTATGGGATTTACAGCCGGACTGATGATTGCTACTGTTTGCTTTGATCTTTTTCCGGAAGCTTTTTCGCGTGGAGGATTATATATTGGAATTATTGGAGTTTCTTTAGGCGTTCTCTTAACAGTAAAATTGGACAATATACTTGATGCCTATATGAAGAAAATTAAGCATTTCAAAGGTTCCCAATATCTTAAAACAGGATTATTGATGGCTTTGGGCATCTCGATTCACAATATACCAGAAGGTATTGCCATAGGTGCATTGGCTCAAAGTTCGATTGATGCCGGTATTAGACTTGCCTTGATAGTTGCCCTTCACTGTATACCGGAAGGAATTGCCATCGCTATTCCTTTAAAAGAAGCAGGTATAAAAAAGAAAGTTATCGCTTATTATGCCTTTATTTTTGCTCTGCCTATGGAATTGGGAAGTATTATAGGTTATTTAATCAGTGGAATATCCATACTTTTTGTTACGCTTTCATTGGGATTTGCAGGAGGGATTATACTTTATGTAACTTGCGGGGAGATCCTTCCCGAATCAAAGGAAATGTGGGGAGGACGATTATCTACCATTGGAACGATGATTGGTATCATTCTGGGGATTACAGTTGCTTCACACTTAGGATAA
- a CDS encoding chemotaxis protein CheW produces MDQVAAQELQGQEEDTQKGKYPIFVLENENYGLEIRYVTEIIGIQLITEVPELPEYIRGIINLRGKIIPVMDVRLRFKKHFKEYNDRTCVIVIDIRDVSIGLIVDSVSEVLTINKDEIAAPPDMSKGGNKYLKGIGKVRNEVKLLLDCDKLLNEEETKNLSEI; encoded by the coding sequence ATGGACCAAGTGGCAGCACAAGAATTACAGGGACAGGAAGAAGACACTCAGAAAGGTAAATATCCCATTTTTGTCCTTGAAAATGAAAATTATGGGCTTGAGATCAGGTATGTGACAGAAATCATAGGCATACAACTCATAACGGAAGTACCTGAACTACCTGAGTATATTAGGGGGATTATTAACTTACGAGGGAAAATCATTCCTGTAATGGACGTAAGATTACGGTTTAAGAAACATTTTAAAGAATACAATGACAGAACCTGTGTCATCGTTATAGACATAAGAGATGTATCCATCGGATTAATCGTAGACAGTGTATCGGAGGTTCTTACTATTAATAAAGATGAAATTGCAGCCCCCCCTGATATGAGTAAAGGAGGGAACAAATATTTAAAAGGCATTGGTAAGGTTAGAAACGAAGTAAAACTATTATTAGATTGCGATAAATTACTCAATGAAGAAGAAACGAAGAATTTATCAGAAATCTAG
- a CDS encoding ATP-binding protein, producing MNMNPMVREDHEFLTAALASIGDGLIITNTEGDILYINQVTTQITGWNAEEAYKINIRDVFKIVNMYTNEILKNPVERVLETKSTVGLQNNSALITKDGSKKFISASCSPIQSSCGKIQGVIIVFREIHRIKQMEVELRLEKDNLKTLFEFIPMGVILVDKTKEIKQVNRAFLSMVGLENINLIGQKLGNGVCCLGIYHQKCGLDGSCTSCLISESINKVFESGASCNDIVISQVNFENGQEVKSWYRISFLPIFLSMEDHVMIAIEDITKDKRHSEDLRKAKDEAEAANRAKSEFLANMSHEIRTPVNGIVGMIDLTLLTDLNEEQRENLNTAKICAKSLLNIINDILDFSKMEAGKLKIHKVNFNIQNLIEKTVKSHIINADEKGLELTYSFSSNVPSYLIGDPDRLQQVLNNLISNAVKFTEKGKVSIDITTTAFSSESIELKFSVSDTGIGIPKSAMAKLFKSFSQIDGSYTRKYKGTGLGLAISRQLVELMGGKIWVESEEGKGSIFYFTIPFKIGNTKEEKTVEQAVIHKTDRTLNILLAEDDYINQIVISRMLEKKGHFVDAVNNGLEAVDAHKSKKYDVILMDIQMPVMDGLEASNLIRERDGAHMHTPIIALTAFALQGDKERFINLGMDAYIAKPVKMEELFSTIEYVLETKHQERNSKEVTFNDIPKLNEDGELIFIHPSELKSPEVLTAIIHEAEEMMKMLFISLEDNDLDQAEAIAHNLKEFFNQHDVDELKNQAFKIELAARRGDFKAAVENSMELSFGLETYKKSANF from the coding sequence ATGAATATGAATCCGATGGTAAGAGAAGATCATGAATTTCTGACAGCAGCTTTGGCAAGCATTGGAGACGGTTTAATCATTACCAATACGGAAGGGGATATACTTTACATCAATCAGGTTACTACCCAAATTACTGGTTGGAATGCAGAAGAAGCCTATAAAATCAATATAAGAGATGTATTTAAAATCGTTAACATGTATACCAATGAAATATTAAAAAATCCTGTTGAACGAGTCCTGGAAACAAAAAGTACCGTTGGACTTCAAAACAATTCCGCTCTGATTACCAAAGATGGAAGTAAAAAATTTATTTCAGCCAGTTGTTCGCCTATCCAATCCTCCTGCGGAAAAATCCAGGGGGTTATTATCGTCTTTAGGGAGATTCATCGGATCAAACAGATGGAAGTAGAGCTAAGACTCGAAAAAGATAATTTGAAGACTCTGTTTGAATTCATTCCTATGGGGGTCATTCTTGTTGATAAAACCAAAGAGATTAAGCAGGTGAACAGAGCTTTTTTAAGTATGGTGGGTCTGGAAAACATAAATCTTATAGGGCAAAAATTGGGAAATGGAGTATGTTGCCTTGGAATCTATCATCAAAAATGTGGTTTGGACGGAAGTTGCACATCTTGCCTAATCAGCGAAAGTATCAATAAAGTCTTCGAATCAGGTGCCTCGTGTAATGATATCGTTATTTCTCAAGTAAATTTTGAGAATGGACAAGAGGTTAAGTCCTGGTATCGTATCAGCTTTCTGCCAATATTTCTTTCTATGGAGGACCATGTAATGATTGCCATAGAAGACATTACAAAAGACAAAAGGCATTCTGAAGATTTAAGAAAGGCGAAAGATGAGGCAGAAGCAGCTAACAGAGCCAAGAGCGAATTCCTTGCCAATATGAGTCATGAAATACGAACGCCAGTGAATGGTATCGTAGGAATGATTGACTTGACATTGCTTACAGATCTTAACGAGGAACAGAGAGAAAACCTCAATACTGCAAAGATATGTGCGAAATCTCTTCTTAATATCATTAATGATATTCTGGATTTTTCCAAAATGGAGGCTGGGAAACTTAAAATTCATAAGGTTAATTTTAATATTCAGAACCTGATCGAAAAAACAGTAAAAAGCCATATAATCAACGCGGATGAGAAAGGGCTAGAACTGACTTATTCCTTTTCTTCCAATGTACCTTCATATTTAATTGGAGATCCCGACAGACTTCAGCAAGTACTGAACAATTTAATCAGTAATGCGGTAAAATTTACTGAAAAAGGCAAAGTATCCATTGATATAACCACTACAGCTTTTTCAAGTGAAAGTATAGAGCTTAAATTTTCTGTTTCTGATACGGGAATAGGGATTCCTAAAAGTGCTATGGCTAAACTTTTTAAGAGTTTTAGCCAGATTGATGGGTCTTATACCAGAAAATATAAAGGAACAGGTTTAGGGCTTGCAATCAGCAGACAACTGGTTGAACTGATGGGGGGGAAAATATGGGTTGAAAGTGAAGAAGGTAAGGGCAGTATTTTTTACTTTACGATTCCTTTTAAGATAGGGAATACGAAGGAAGAAAAAACAGTGGAGCAGGCAGTTATCCATAAAACAGACAGGACTTTAAATATTCTGTTAGCGGAAGATGATTATATCAACCAGATTGTCATTTCTCGCATGCTGGAGAAAAAAGGTCACTTTGTAGATGCTGTGAACAATGGATTAGAAGCTGTAGATGCCCATAAAAGCAAAAAATACGATGTGATCCTCATGGATATACAGATGCCTGTAATGGATGGCCTTGAAGCATCAAATCTTATCCGGGAAAGAGACGGTGCCCATATGCATACTCCAATTATTGCGCTTACTGCTTTTGCCTTGCAGGGGGATAAAGAACGTTTCATTAATTTAGGAATGGATGCATATATTGCAAAGCCTGTTAAGATGGAGGAGCTATTTAGTACCATTGAGTATGTGTTGGAGACAAAACATCAGGAACGTAATTCTAAAGAAGTTACTTTTAATGATATTCCTAAGCTTAATGAAGATGGAGAATTGATCTTTATTCACCCCTCAGAATTAAAATCTCCGGAAGTTTTAACCGCGATCATCCATGAAGCTGAAGAAATGATGAAAATGCTTTTTATAAGCCTGGAAGATAATGACTTAGACCAGGCAGAAGCAATTGCTCATAATCTTAAAGAATTTTTTAACCAGCATGATGTGGATGAACTTAAAAATCAGGCATTTAAAATAGAGTTGGCAGCAAGAAGGGGAGATTTTAAAGCTGCTGTAGAGAATTCTATGGAATTAAGCTTCGGCCTTGAAACTTATAAAAAGTCCGCGAATTTTTAG
- a CDS encoding methyl-accepting chemotaxis protein codes for MKWFHNMKISAKLITTFVIVAFIAGIVGFIGIINIKQMDRNDNTLYENMTVPLSEVGQMSIVFQKIRVNIRNMVLEDDLDEINSTYKTVETYLSELHTLAASFEKTILADRTRNEFNNYLSNMSEFESQLETLVALCKSNKDEEALLYMKQGMTAVADAIQSNLDNLVQIKIEDAQTKADENTRLANSATLLMIFIVLGGVIISVILGLSVSHIISTPIRQLADTAERIADGDLNVELDIYSRDEIGNLAVSFRKMSDNLNEIMTNITFAADQVATGSKQLSDSSIMLSQGATEQASSIEELTASLEEISSQVRQNAENAKQANDLADTAQTNAAQGKDQMNEMLKAMEEINSASNNISKIIKVIDDIAFQTNILALNAAVEAARAGQHGKGFAVVAEEVRNLAARSANAAKETTAMIEGSIKKVETGTKIANETAEALNNIVQRISKVANLIGDIATASSEQANGIAQINQGIMQISQVVQTNSATSEESAAASEELASQADMLRKQVTKFKLKHSGTLKRSNKNVATDFYNGTNREERLKKSSVEKDLYGEGTAATTGKIILNDSEFGKY; via the coding sequence ATGAAATGGTTTCATAATATGAAAATATCTGCAAAACTCATTACAACTTTTGTGATTGTTGCATTTATTGCCGGAATAGTAGGATTTATTGGTATAATAAATATAAAGCAAATGGACCGTAATGATAATACATTATATGAAAATATGACTGTACCTCTGTCTGAAGTTGGGCAAATGTCAATTGTTTTTCAGAAAATTCGTGTTAATATTAGGAATATGGTTTTAGAAGATGATCTGGATGAAATCAATTCAACTTATAAGACGGTTGAAACGTATCTTTCAGAACTCCATACACTGGCTGCCAGCTTTGAAAAGACCATTTTGGCGGATAGAACCAGAAATGAATTTAATAATTATTTAAGTAATATGTCTGAATTTGAGTCTCAGTTAGAAACACTTGTGGCTTTGTGTAAAAGTAATAAAGACGAAGAAGCCTTATTATATATGAAACAAGGTATGACTGCAGTTGCCGATGCAATACAGTCAAACTTAGACAATCTGGTTCAAATAAAAATTGAAGACGCTCAGACAAAAGCTGATGAGAATACTCGTCTTGCAAATTCGGCAACTCTTTTGATGATTTTCATTGTCCTTGGAGGCGTTATCATATCTGTTATTCTTGGATTAAGTGTATCCCATATTATCAGTACTCCAATAAGACAATTGGCTGACACTGCTGAAAGAATTGCTGATGGGGATTTAAACGTAGAATTGGATATATATAGCAGAGATGAAATCGGAAACCTGGCAGTATCTTTCAGAAAAATGTCGGATAATCTTAATGAGATTATGACCAATATAACTTTTGCAGCGGATCAGGTTGCCACCGGTTCAAAGCAATTGTCGGATTCCAGTATAATGTTGTCTCAGGGGGCGACAGAGCAGGCCAGTTCCATTGAGGAATTGACTGCATCCCTTGAAGAAATTTCTTCGCAAGTAAGGCAAAATGCGGAGAATGCAAAACAAGCCAATGATTTGGCAGATACAGCACAAACAAATGCCGCACAAGGAAAAGATCAAATGAATGAAATGCTGAAAGCTATGGAAGAAATCAATAGTGCATCCAATAATATATCCAAAATTATTAAAGTGATCGATGATATAGCATTCCAAACCAATATACTGGCCCTTAATGCTGCAGTAGAGGCGGCAAGAGCAGGACAGCACGGAAAAGGTTTTGCAGTTGTTGCGGAGGAAGTGAGAAACTTGGCAGCCCGATCAGCCAATGCAGCAAAAGAGACAACAGCCATGATAGAAGGTTCTATTAAGAAGGTTGAAACAGGGACAAAGATTGCCAATGAAACGGCTGAGGCATTAAACAATATTGTTCAGCGTATTTCAAAGGTAGCCAATCTTATAGGAGATATTGCTACTGCCTCCAGTGAACAGGCCAATGGCATCGCTCAAATCAACCAGGGAATTATGCAGATCTCACAAGTGGTTCAGACGAATTCGGCTACCTCTGAGGAGAGTGCCGCTGCCAGTGAAGAATTGGCAAGTCAGGCTGATATGTTAAGAAAGCAGGTTACAAAATTTAAATTAAAGCATTCTGGCACCTTAAAGCGTTCTAATAAGAATGTCGCTACAGACTTTTATAATGGGACAAACAGAGAAGAACGGTTGAAAAAATCATCTGTTGAAAAAGATTTATATGGAGAAGGGACTGCTGCCACTACTGGAAAGATCATTCTGAATGATTCTGAATTTGGGAAATATTAA
- a CDS encoding TetR/AcrR family transcriptional regulator has product MGSNLTHRRESIILNAIELIHEFGIHSVSTKEIARRLELSESTVFKYFPKKNDIFLAVLEQFSVYDKDLFFTSIEKSKKSSPREAIIFYIDSYASYYENYPQITALMQAYELFRGIPELETKARDISLSRLENIQELIKIAQESNIIKNDIDAEILADIIYSTFIGLCFKWRIKGFRFSLRNEMRQITQLLLDVFGDKKNDYVYNARG; this is encoded by the coding sequence ATGGGTTCGAATTTAACTCACAGAAGAGAAAGCATTATATTAAATGCCATTGAACTTATTCATGAATTTGGCATTCATTCAGTTTCTACTAAGGAAATTGCGAGGAGATTAGAACTTTCCGAAAGTACTGTTTTCAAATATTTTCCCAAGAAAAATGATATATTTCTGGCTGTCTTAGAACAGTTTTCAGTATATGATAAAGATCTATTCTTCACTTCTATAGAAAAATCAAAGAAAAGCTCGCCCAGAGAAGCCATTATATTCTATATAGATTCCTATGCTTCATATTATGAAAATTATCCTCAAATAACTGCTCTTATGCAAGCTTACGAACTTTTCCGCGGCATCCCCGAACTGGAAACTAAAGCTAGAGACATTTCTTTAAGTCGTTTAGAGAATATACAGGAACTTATTAAAATAGCCCAGGAATCGAATATTATAAAAAATGATATAGATGCGGAAATACTGGCAGATATAATCTATTCAACATTTATAGGACTTTGTTTTAAGTGGAGGATAAAAGGGTTCAGATTTTCTCTGAGGAATGAAATGAGACAAATAACCCAGTTATTGCTGGATGTTTTTGGTGATAAAAAGAATGATTATGTATATAATGCCAGGGGGTGA
- a CDS encoding response regulator — protein sequence MLKILIAEDDLASRKLLKKFLSQYGECDIVVDGLEAIDAYMLAMREKRPYDLICLDIMMPKIDGVKVLKVIRDMEAQNFILPEKRAKIIMTTALAEAELVQTAFEYGCEAYASKPINMNKFEEVMEKLELIPKKESEY from the coding sequence ATGTTAAAAATATTGATTGCAGAAGATGATTTGGCGAGCAGAAAACTTTTAAAAAAATTTCTCTCACAATATGGAGAATGTGATATTGTAGTGGATGGGTTAGAGGCAATTGATGCTTATATGCTTGCTATGAGGGAGAAAAGACCTTATGATTTGATTTGCCTGGATATTATGATGCCAAAAATCGATGGAGTAAAGGTTTTAAAGGTCATCAGAGACATGGAAGCTCAAAACTTTATCCTGCCGGAAAAAAGAGCGAAAATTATAATGACTACGGCTTTAGCTGAAGCTGAATTGGTACAGACAGCGTTTGAATATGGATGTGAAGCTTATGCTTCAAAGCCTATCAATATGAATAAATTTGAAGAAGTTATGGAAAAATTAGAGCTTATTCCTAAAAAAGAATCTGAATATTAA
- a CDS encoding cation:proton antiporter has translation MGGIESLLQGLEEKKFLLDLVLLLSAASIGGWLSSLIKMPKVLGQILLGIILGPTVLGWLNGQNEMIHTMSEIGVIFLMFLAGLETDINELKSSGKGASLIAVGGVIFPLFFGTIIPYVFFKEYLPGGDGHQQLLFALYIGTILTATSVSISVSVLRDMKKLNSKEGVSILGAAIIDDVLGIVLLAVITGMANPSGNGNIIGLIIRIVSFFILSFIIGVIISKLITSFAMDSAWSERIIVFAIILCFLFAFMAEVFKIAAITGAYVVGVIFSTTPYQRKITNRIQVLAYSLFTPIFFVSIGLKVAITSEILKYWKYAIVVVLIAVFGKIIGCGLGALLSKFKLRQALQIGVGMIARAEVALIIASQGVAAKVITDATFTSIVLLVVISTLVTPPLLKYAFSNEKAQETV, from the coding sequence ATGGGTGGTATAGAATCTCTTTTACAAGGATTGGAAGAAAAGAAGTTCCTTTTGGATTTGGTACTTCTTTTAAGTGCTGCTTCCATAGGAGGATGGCTTTCAAGTCTCATCAAAATGCCTAAGGTATTAGGACAAATTCTTTTAGGAATTATTTTAGGACCGACTGTATTAGGATGGCTTAATGGACAAAATGAAATGATTCATACGATGTCTGAAATCGGAGTTATATTCCTGATGTTTTTAGCAGGGTTGGAAACGGATATTAATGAATTAAAGTCTTCTGGTAAGGGTGCTTCTCTTATTGCTGTCGGAGGTGTTATTTTTCCTTTATTTTTTGGAACGATCATTCCATATGTTTTCTTTAAAGAATATCTGCCTGGAGGTGATGGACATCAGCAATTACTTTTTGCTCTTTACATAGGAACCATTTTAACAGCTACTTCTGTTAGTATTTCGGTATCAGTATTAAGAGATATGAAAAAGCTGAACAGCAAAGAGGGAGTTTCTATACTGGGAGCAGCGATTATAGACGATGTACTGGGCATTGTCTTACTGGCGGTTATTACAGGGATGGCTAATCCATCGGGAAATGGCAATATCATTGGGTTAATCATTAGAATTGTATCTTTCTTTATATTATCTTTTATCATTGGAGTCATTATATCCAAATTAATTACTTCTTTTGCTATGGATTCGGCCTGGAGTGAGAGAATTATTGTTTTTGCCATTATTTTGTGTTTTCTGTTTGCATTTATGGCTGAAGTCTTTAAGATTGCTGCGATTACAGGTGCATATGTAGTTGGAGTTATTTTTTCTACAACTCCTTATCAACGCAAGATCACTAATAGGATTCAGGTACTGGCATATTCTTTATTCACACCGATTTTTTTTGTGAGCATTGGGTTAAAAGTAGCGATTACATCAGAAATTTTAAAGTATTGGAAATATGCAATTGTGGTTGTGCTTATTGCCGTATTTGGAAAAATCATAGGATGTGGATTGGGAGCTTTATTATCCAAATTTAAATTAAGACAGGCATTACAAATAGGTGTTGGTATGATTGCAAGAGCAGAAGTAGCGTTGATTATTGCCAGTCAAGGTGTTGCCGCTAAAGTGATCACAGATGCTACCTTTACAAGCATCGTTCTTTTAGTTGTCATTTCTACTTTAGTGACGCCTCCTCTTCTAAAGTATGCCTTCAGTAATGAGAAGGCCCAGGAAACTGTTTAG